From Seriola aureovittata isolate HTS-2021-v1 ecotype China chromosome 16, ASM2101889v1, whole genome shotgun sequence, one genomic window encodes:
- the rxrba gene encoding retinoic acid receptor RXR-beta-A isoform X1, with amino-acid sequence MGDSRDSRSPDSSSVSSPPSGQRSPPLVPSAAASMTSLPPITSAGVNSPISSIGSPFSVISSSLGSPCLPGTPSVGYGPISSPQINSTVSMSGLHAVSSSDDVKPPLGLKQLSSHSPGPMLSQKRLCSICGDRSSGKHYGVYSCEGCKGFFKRTVRKDLTYTCRDNKDCMVDKRQRNRCQYCRYQKCLAMGMKREVAKMNDRSVQEERQRNKDRDGEVESTSAVNEEMPVEKILEAEMAVEQKTELHADGSSGGSSPNDPVTNICQAADKQLFTLVEWAKRIPHFSELPLDDQVILLRAGWNELLIASFSHRSISVKDGILLATGLHVHRNSAHSAGVGAIFDRAHNAEVGAIFDRVLTELVSKMRDMQMDKTELGCLRAIILFNPDAKGLSNPSEVELLRERVYASLEAYCKQKYPDQQGRFAKLLLRLPALRSIGLKCLEHLFFFKLIGDTPIDTFLMEMLEAPHQLT; translated from the exons ATTCCCGCAGCCCGGACAGTTCATCTGTGTCCTCCCCTCCATCAGGCCAACGCTCGCCCCCTCTAGTTCCCTCAGCCGCAGCTTCCATGACCTCCCTTCCTCCCATCACCTCTGCCGGGGTCAACAGCCCCATCAGTAGCATCGGCTCCCCCTTTTCCGTCATCAGCTCTTCGCTGGGCTCACCCTGCCTCCCTGGCACACCATCAGTGGGCTATGGCCCCATTAGCAGCCCGCAG ATCAACTCAACAGTGTCCATGTCGGGGCTCCACGCAGTGAGCAGCTCTGATGATGTGAAACCTCCACTGGGCTTGAAGCAGCTGTCGTCCCACAGCCCGGGGCCGATGCTTTCCCAGAAACGCCTTTGTTCCATCTGCGGTGACAGATCCTCTG GTAAGCATTACGGCGTCTACAGCTGTGAGGGCTGCAAAGGTTTCTTCAAGAGAACAGTGCGCAAAGACCTGACCTACACCTGTCGGGACAATAAAGACTGTATGGTGGATAAGAGACAGAGGAACCGCTGCCAATACTGCCGCTACCAGAAGTGCCTGGCTATGGGCATGAAGAGAGAAG TGGCCAAGATGAACGACAGAT CTGTCCAAGAGGAACGGCAGAGAAACAAGGATCGAGACGGTGAGGTAGAGTCGACTAGTGCAGTGAACGAGGAGATGCCTGTGGAGAAGATTTTGGAAGCAGAGATGGCTGTAGAGCAGAAGACAGAGCTTCATGCAGATGGAAGTTCAGGTGGCAGCTCT CCCAACGATCCTGTCACCAACATCTGCCAGGCAGCAGACAAGCAGCTCTTCACCCTGGTGGAGTGGGCTAAGAGGATCCCTCACTTCTCGGAGCTGCCCCTGGACGACCAGGTCATCCTGCTACGTGCAG GTTGGAATGAACTCTTGATTGCATCGTTCTCCCATCGCTCCATCTCAGTGAAGGACGGGATTTTACTGGCCACCGGCCTGCATGTCCACAGGAACAGTGCTCACAGTGCAGGTGTTGGAGCCATCTTTGACAG GGCGCACAATGCCGAGGTTGGGGCCATATTTGACAG GGTTTTGACAGAGCTTGTAAGCAAGATGAGAGATATGCAAATGGACAAGACAGAGCTCGGCTGCCTTCGAGCAATCATCCTCTTCAACCCAG ATGCCAAGGGTTTGTCCAACCCCAGTGAGGTGGAgctcctgagagagagagtgtatgcGTCTCTCGAGGCTTACTGCAAACAGAAATACCCCGATCAGCAGGGCAG GTTTGCAAAGCTGCTTCTCCGGCTCCCAGCACTGCGCTCCATTGGTCTAAAGTGCCTGGAGCACCTGTTCTTCTTCAAACTGATTGGTGACACACCCATCGACACCTTCCTGATGGAGATGCTGGAGGCACCTCACCAGCTCACCTAG
- the rxrba gene encoding retinoic acid receptor RXR-beta-A isoform X4 has protein sequence MGDSRDSRSPDSSSVSSPPSGQRSPPLVPSAAASMTSLPPITSAGVNSPISSIGSPFSVISSSLGSPCLPGTPSVGYGPISSPQINSTVSMSGLHAVSSSDDVKPPLGLKQLSSHSPGPMLSQKRLCSICGDRSSGKHYGVYSCEGCKGFFKRTVRKDLTYTCRDNKDCMVDKRQRNRCQYCRYQKCLAMGMKREAVQEERQRNKDRDGEVESTSAVNEEMPVEKILEAEMAVEQKTELHADGSSGGSSPNDPVTNICQAADKQLFTLVEWAKRIPHFSELPLDDQVILLRAGWNELLIASFSHRSISVKDGILLATGLHVHRNSAHSAGVGAIFDRVLTELVSKMRDMQMDKTELGCLRAIILFNPDAKGLSNPSEVELLRERVYASLEAYCKQKYPDQQGRFAKLLLRLPALRSIGLKCLEHLFFFKLIGDTPIDTFLMEMLEAPHQLT, from the exons ATTCCCGCAGCCCGGACAGTTCATCTGTGTCCTCCCCTCCATCAGGCCAACGCTCGCCCCCTCTAGTTCCCTCAGCCGCAGCTTCCATGACCTCCCTTCCTCCCATCACCTCTGCCGGGGTCAACAGCCCCATCAGTAGCATCGGCTCCCCCTTTTCCGTCATCAGCTCTTCGCTGGGCTCACCCTGCCTCCCTGGCACACCATCAGTGGGCTATGGCCCCATTAGCAGCCCGCAG ATCAACTCAACAGTGTCCATGTCGGGGCTCCACGCAGTGAGCAGCTCTGATGATGTGAAACCTCCACTGGGCTTGAAGCAGCTGTCGTCCCACAGCCCGGGGCCGATGCTTTCCCAGAAACGCCTTTGTTCCATCTGCGGTGACAGATCCTCTG GTAAGCATTACGGCGTCTACAGCTGTGAGGGCTGCAAAGGTTTCTTCAAGAGAACAGTGCGCAAAGACCTGACCTACACCTGTCGGGACAATAAAGACTGTATGGTGGATAAGAGACAGAGGAACCGCTGCCAATACTGCCGCTACCAGAAGTGCCTGGCTATGGGCATGAAGAGAGAAG CTGTCCAAGAGGAACGGCAGAGAAACAAGGATCGAGACGGTGAGGTAGAGTCGACTAGTGCAGTGAACGAGGAGATGCCTGTGGAGAAGATTTTGGAAGCAGAGATGGCTGTAGAGCAGAAGACAGAGCTTCATGCAGATGGAAGTTCAGGTGGCAGCTCT CCCAACGATCCTGTCACCAACATCTGCCAGGCAGCAGACAAGCAGCTCTTCACCCTGGTGGAGTGGGCTAAGAGGATCCCTCACTTCTCGGAGCTGCCCCTGGACGACCAGGTCATCCTGCTACGTGCAG GTTGGAATGAACTCTTGATTGCATCGTTCTCCCATCGCTCCATCTCAGTGAAGGACGGGATTTTACTGGCCACCGGCCTGCATGTCCACAGGAACAGTGCTCACAGTGCAGGTGTTGGAGCCATCTTTGACAG GGTTTTGACAGAGCTTGTAAGCAAGATGAGAGATATGCAAATGGACAAGACAGAGCTCGGCTGCCTTCGAGCAATCATCCTCTTCAACCCAG ATGCCAAGGGTTTGTCCAACCCCAGTGAGGTGGAgctcctgagagagagagtgtatgcGTCTCTCGAGGCTTACTGCAAACAGAAATACCCCGATCAGCAGGGCAG GTTTGCAAAGCTGCTTCTCCGGCTCCCAGCACTGCGCTCCATTGGTCTAAAGTGCCTGGAGCACCTGTTCTTCTTCAAACTGATTGGTGACACACCCATCGACACCTTCCTGATGGAGATGCTGGAGGCACCTCACCAGCTCACCTAG
- the rxrba gene encoding retinoic acid receptor RXR-beta-A isoform X2, whose protein sequence is MGDSRDSRSPDSSSVSSPPSGQRSPPLVPSAAASMTSLPPITSAGVNSPISSIGSPFSVISSSLGSPCLPGTPSVGYGPISSPQINSTVSMSGLHAVSSSDDVKPPLGLKQLSSHSPGPMLSQKRLCSICGDRSSGKHYGVYSCEGCKGFFKRTVRKDLTYTCRDNKDCMVDKRQRNRCQYCRYQKCLAMGMKREAVQEERQRNKDRDGEVESTSAVNEEMPVEKILEAEMAVEQKTELHADGSSGGSSPNDPVTNICQAADKQLFTLVEWAKRIPHFSELPLDDQVILLRAGWNELLIASFSHRSISVKDGILLATGLHVHRNSAHSAGVGAIFDRAHNAEVGAIFDRVLTELVSKMRDMQMDKTELGCLRAIILFNPDAKGLSNPSEVELLRERVYASLEAYCKQKYPDQQGRFAKLLLRLPALRSIGLKCLEHLFFFKLIGDTPIDTFLMEMLEAPHQLT, encoded by the exons ATTCCCGCAGCCCGGACAGTTCATCTGTGTCCTCCCCTCCATCAGGCCAACGCTCGCCCCCTCTAGTTCCCTCAGCCGCAGCTTCCATGACCTCCCTTCCTCCCATCACCTCTGCCGGGGTCAACAGCCCCATCAGTAGCATCGGCTCCCCCTTTTCCGTCATCAGCTCTTCGCTGGGCTCACCCTGCCTCCCTGGCACACCATCAGTGGGCTATGGCCCCATTAGCAGCCCGCAG ATCAACTCAACAGTGTCCATGTCGGGGCTCCACGCAGTGAGCAGCTCTGATGATGTGAAACCTCCACTGGGCTTGAAGCAGCTGTCGTCCCACAGCCCGGGGCCGATGCTTTCCCAGAAACGCCTTTGTTCCATCTGCGGTGACAGATCCTCTG GTAAGCATTACGGCGTCTACAGCTGTGAGGGCTGCAAAGGTTTCTTCAAGAGAACAGTGCGCAAAGACCTGACCTACACCTGTCGGGACAATAAAGACTGTATGGTGGATAAGAGACAGAGGAACCGCTGCCAATACTGCCGCTACCAGAAGTGCCTGGCTATGGGCATGAAGAGAGAAG CTGTCCAAGAGGAACGGCAGAGAAACAAGGATCGAGACGGTGAGGTAGAGTCGACTAGTGCAGTGAACGAGGAGATGCCTGTGGAGAAGATTTTGGAAGCAGAGATGGCTGTAGAGCAGAAGACAGAGCTTCATGCAGATGGAAGTTCAGGTGGCAGCTCT CCCAACGATCCTGTCACCAACATCTGCCAGGCAGCAGACAAGCAGCTCTTCACCCTGGTGGAGTGGGCTAAGAGGATCCCTCACTTCTCGGAGCTGCCCCTGGACGACCAGGTCATCCTGCTACGTGCAG GTTGGAATGAACTCTTGATTGCATCGTTCTCCCATCGCTCCATCTCAGTGAAGGACGGGATTTTACTGGCCACCGGCCTGCATGTCCACAGGAACAGTGCTCACAGTGCAGGTGTTGGAGCCATCTTTGACAG GGCGCACAATGCCGAGGTTGGGGCCATATTTGACAG GGTTTTGACAGAGCTTGTAAGCAAGATGAGAGATATGCAAATGGACAAGACAGAGCTCGGCTGCCTTCGAGCAATCATCCTCTTCAACCCAG ATGCCAAGGGTTTGTCCAACCCCAGTGAGGTGGAgctcctgagagagagagtgtatgcGTCTCTCGAGGCTTACTGCAAACAGAAATACCCCGATCAGCAGGGCAG GTTTGCAAAGCTGCTTCTCCGGCTCCCAGCACTGCGCTCCATTGGTCTAAAGTGCCTGGAGCACCTGTTCTTCTTCAAACTGATTGGTGACACACCCATCGACACCTTCCTGATGGAGATGCTGGAGGCACCTCACCAGCTCACCTAG
- the rxrba gene encoding retinoic acid receptor RXR-beta-A isoform X3 yields MGDSRDSRSPDSSSVSSPPSGQRSPPLVPSAAASMTSLPPITSAGVNSPISSIGSPFSVISSSLGSPCLPGTPSVGYGPISSPQINSTVSMSGLHAVSSSDDVKPPLGLKQLSSHSPGPMLSQKRLCSICGDRSSGKHYGVYSCEGCKGFFKRTVRKDLTYTCRDNKDCMVDKRQRNRCQYCRYQKCLAMGMKREVAKMNDRSVQEERQRNKDRDGEVESTSAVNEEMPVEKILEAEMAVEQKTELHADGSSGGSSPNDPVTNICQAADKQLFTLVEWAKRIPHFSELPLDDQVILLRAGWNELLIASFSHRSISVKDGILLATGLHVHRNSAHSAGVGAIFDRVLTELVSKMRDMQMDKTELGCLRAIILFNPDAKGLSNPSEVELLRERVYASLEAYCKQKYPDQQGRFAKLLLRLPALRSIGLKCLEHLFFFKLIGDTPIDTFLMEMLEAPHQLT; encoded by the exons ATTCCCGCAGCCCGGACAGTTCATCTGTGTCCTCCCCTCCATCAGGCCAACGCTCGCCCCCTCTAGTTCCCTCAGCCGCAGCTTCCATGACCTCCCTTCCTCCCATCACCTCTGCCGGGGTCAACAGCCCCATCAGTAGCATCGGCTCCCCCTTTTCCGTCATCAGCTCTTCGCTGGGCTCACCCTGCCTCCCTGGCACACCATCAGTGGGCTATGGCCCCATTAGCAGCCCGCAG ATCAACTCAACAGTGTCCATGTCGGGGCTCCACGCAGTGAGCAGCTCTGATGATGTGAAACCTCCACTGGGCTTGAAGCAGCTGTCGTCCCACAGCCCGGGGCCGATGCTTTCCCAGAAACGCCTTTGTTCCATCTGCGGTGACAGATCCTCTG GTAAGCATTACGGCGTCTACAGCTGTGAGGGCTGCAAAGGTTTCTTCAAGAGAACAGTGCGCAAAGACCTGACCTACACCTGTCGGGACAATAAAGACTGTATGGTGGATAAGAGACAGAGGAACCGCTGCCAATACTGCCGCTACCAGAAGTGCCTGGCTATGGGCATGAAGAGAGAAG TGGCCAAGATGAACGACAGAT CTGTCCAAGAGGAACGGCAGAGAAACAAGGATCGAGACGGTGAGGTAGAGTCGACTAGTGCAGTGAACGAGGAGATGCCTGTGGAGAAGATTTTGGAAGCAGAGATGGCTGTAGAGCAGAAGACAGAGCTTCATGCAGATGGAAGTTCAGGTGGCAGCTCT CCCAACGATCCTGTCACCAACATCTGCCAGGCAGCAGACAAGCAGCTCTTCACCCTGGTGGAGTGGGCTAAGAGGATCCCTCACTTCTCGGAGCTGCCCCTGGACGACCAGGTCATCCTGCTACGTGCAG GTTGGAATGAACTCTTGATTGCATCGTTCTCCCATCGCTCCATCTCAGTGAAGGACGGGATTTTACTGGCCACCGGCCTGCATGTCCACAGGAACAGTGCTCACAGTGCAGGTGTTGGAGCCATCTTTGACAG GGTTTTGACAGAGCTTGTAAGCAAGATGAGAGATATGCAAATGGACAAGACAGAGCTCGGCTGCCTTCGAGCAATCATCCTCTTCAACCCAG ATGCCAAGGGTTTGTCCAACCCCAGTGAGGTGGAgctcctgagagagagagtgtatgcGTCTCTCGAGGCTTACTGCAAACAGAAATACCCCGATCAGCAGGGCAG GTTTGCAAAGCTGCTTCTCCGGCTCCCAGCACTGCGCTCCATTGGTCTAAAGTGCCTGGAGCACCTGTTCTTCTTCAAACTGATTGGTGACACACCCATCGACACCTTCCTGATGGAGATGCTGGAGGCACCTCACCAGCTCACCTAG